In Phoenix dactylifera cultivar Barhee BC4 unplaced genomic scaffold, palm_55x_up_171113_PBpolish2nd_filt_p 001729F, whole genome shotgun sequence, one genomic interval encodes:
- the LOC120109024 gene encoding cinnamoyl-CoA reductase 1-like → MEVAGEKGRVCVTGAGGYVGSWLVKLLLSNGYKVHGTVRDLSDEKNAHLRKFEKASENLQLFKADVLHYDTLKAAFAGCEGVFHVASPVPATKVLDPELELITPAVNGTLNVLQACLEMKIKRVIVVSSITAVSLNPHWPHDKLMDEKCWSSEEFCKKIEVTILIIRAFVSISFLVK, encoded by the exons ATGGAGGTGgcaggagagaaagggagggtgTGTGTGACTGGTGCCGGAGGATACGTGGGCTCATGGTTGGTGAAGCTCCTCCTCTCCAATGGTTACAAGGTCCATGGAACAGTCAGAGATTTAA GCGATGAAAAGAACGCTCACTTGAGGAAATTTGAGAAGGCCTCTGAAAACCTTCAACTCTTCAAAGCGGACGTGCTTCACTACGACACTTTAAAAGCAGCCTTTGCAGGATGTGAAGGAGTCTTCCATGTGGCTAGTCCTGTCCCTGCAACCAAAGTCCTTGATCCAGAG TTAGAGTTGATCACTCCCGCTGTTAACGGCACTCTAAATGTACTTCAAGCATGTTTGGAGATGAAAATCAAACGGGTGATTGTGGTGTCATCAATTACTGCCGTTTCACTGAATCCACATTGGCCACATGATAAGCTCATGGATGAGAAGTGCTGGTCGTCCGAAGAATTTTGCAAGAAGATTGAGGTGACTATTTTGATCATAAGAGCTTTTGTTTCTATATCTTTTCTCGTAAAATGA
- the LOC120109026 gene encoding SKP1-like protein 1A gives MIPSRSVFYPILLDFRFELHNPSIMAAEASASAAVEAPKTVVLKSSDGEEFEVESVVAIQSEMIKNMIEDGCAESSVPLPNVVGSVLAKVVEYWNRHGSRKSDGAAEGEAKELTEWEKEFVKVEKEELFELINAANFLSTKPLLDLCCQAVADTIKDMAVEDVRDYFGIESDFTPEEEAKIRHDISWAEMGLPRFHTIHGIAAAR, from the coding sequence ATGATACCATCAAGATCGGTCTTTTATCCCATCCTTCTTGATTTCAGGTTTGAGTTGCATAACCCATCGATCATGGCTGCTGAAGCGAGCGCCAGCGCGGCGGTGGAGGCCCCAAAGACGGTCGTGCTCAAGAGTTCCGACGGCGAGGAATTCGAGGTGGAGTCGGTCGTGGCGATCCAGTCGGAGATGATCAAGAACATGATCGAGGACGGGTGCGCTGAGAGCAGCGTGCCGCTCCCCAACGTCGTCGGCTCGGTGCTCGCGAAGGTGGTGGAGTACTGGAATCGGCACGGCAGCCGAAAGTCTGATGGGGCGGCGGAGGGAGAGGCGAAGGAGCTGACGGAGTGGGAGAAGGAGTTCGTGaaggtggagaaggaggagctgtTCGAGCTGATCAATGCGGCCAACTTCCTCAGCACCAAGCCGCTGCTCGACCTCTGCTGCCAGGCCGTGGCCGACACCATCAAAGACATGGCCGTCGAGGACGTCCGGGACTACTTCGGCATCGAGAGTGACTTCACTCCCGAAGAGGAGGCCAAGATAAGGCACGACATCAGTTGGGCCGAGATGGGCCTGCCAAGATTTCACACCATCCACGGCATCGCTGCCGCCCGATAG